Within the Salvia hispanica cultivar TCC Black 2014 chromosome 4, UniMelb_Shisp_WGS_1.0, whole genome shotgun sequence genome, the region CTGTTtgatggagtatttgttttcCTTACAGATGTTACACAATCTACTTGCTTgtttcaaaatcaaactaaactatattttattttatatttcggTTTATTGCAGTACTAGTCTTCAACGGTTGTGTTTTATTACAGAAATACTGGTTTTGCTCCTTTTTGCCATGGAAAAAAGGCTGTGTGTTGAGTTTCTCCTTTTCATTATCTCTTAAGCTTCTGCAATTTGAATGGTTTCTTATCTGTTTGTTAGATTCCGGTGACCTATGCTGGTGGAGTGACGACTATGGCTGATTTAGAGAAGATAAAAACAGCAGGAAAGGGCCGTGTAGATGTCACCGTTGGCAGTGCATTAAACATATTTGGCGGTAATTTACCTTACAAGGATGTAGTCACCTGGCATTCTCAGCAAGAGTCGTTGGTTGTTTAAAGTTAACCTGCCTCTACAAATTATTGGTATTCGATTGTGATCATTATGTAACCGCAAAACAGTAGTACAATATACTGTTGAGAACTAAATAGGCCGGCCGACGCCTTGGTTATTTAAAATCACACTAGTGGAAATTTTCGGAATTGAATACGTTACTGGATGTGGGTTTTTGACTATTTCTGCAGATAAAGTGTCTTCACTCTCCCTGATTGCATGAAATAGTATAGTGATGTGTGTTGTGTATGTAGGCGTGTGTGATTGCCTAACACATCAAAGTTGGAGTTAGAAGTTAACTTGAGAAACCCAAAGTCTTCATAGCTTGATTTGGATTGTATACATCTATTAAAGTGTATGAAGTACTAACATACATAATCGATaccttcctttttttcttgtttttgtcCTTGTAAATTGGAAAAATCCATGAACTAGTCATCTAGCTCAGGGATACTATCCAAGACGGCGATCTCGAGTGGCTCTTTCTGCACCTTTGAGATCATCTTTTCAACCGAAAGTCCCTCTTTGGCAAGCATTGCCTGCAGCTCTTGCTTGGTGATCAGAAGCTTGATCCTCACGGCCCCCGTGGCCCGTCGTCTCTCTTCCTCCACAACCTCATCTGAGAAGCGGaccctcttcttcttcttggctgGCTGGGGCACCACCGGGATGGGGAGAAGATAGTACACGCGGCCTTGGAGAAGCTCGGTGTTGGGATGCAGGTGTTTTACTACTGGGAGTTTATCAGATATGGCATGGTGAGAATAGTCACACAGAATTTGGTGGACTCTAATGGGAGATTTGTATTCAATGACCTTTCCATCTGTCTTCATTACACTCACAGATTTTTGCTCAAGAACTAAGCAGTTTCCCAtgtatgtttgttttttgCTTGAGAAAGACGAATACAAGTTGAAATTTGATCAGGTACAAGTGTTggtggagtatatatatattgctgAAGAAACCATGTGCACTTTTTAGGCCCCACTAGATGATTTTGATCAAGTGGTGATTAATCTTGATTATGATTTAATGCTAACCTTTGCTGTTTGGGAATACGAGTGATTAGGACTAATTCGGAGCTGTGCACTTCAATTTGGCTTTGCATGTGAAAAGTTTTAATAGTGCAGAATAAGCTCTAATGCTCTATATTTATCGATTTGGATTCTCCTATCATAAATAGTGTCATATCCTGTGTATTTAATTTGACTCGAGTATGTAACCTTGAATCTTGAGATTGCTTTTGTCTTTTCATTATCATTATTCATAGCGTCgatctcttatttttttaattcataataatttataatcatataagattgataaaaaatagtataaaattaaaataagaatttattaaataaaaatgtaattaacaACAAGAGCCTctggtaaaaaaataaaggattaataaattctaatttgaattttatatattatactccctccgtccgcaaataggagtcccgtttttccattttggtccgtctacgaataggagtctcggttcataattaccataaatggtaaagagaccccacattccaccaacccattccactcacataccatttaaaactaatatatacaagtgagacccatattccactaactttcttccactcacttttcttaacatttcttaaaacccgcaccgataagaaatgggactcctattgttggacggagggagtagttgcaaaaaagttgaaaaaaatgcaaaaaaacaCCTATCAAAatccttgaatttttttatgatactCCCacgttccataaaaataaagatatttttctttttcgtcaGTCTTATAAATATATCTCATTTCCATTTGTGTAAAATTCTCCCAAACTCATtacacaaatattttaatttatatacagTACAATTTATACCATTAGAATACaacattaaacactaataatagtATGGATCACACTATCCACTtatactattttaactatcattgtcttcatctttcttacttcaccaattatgcattaattataattctgtctcaaatatatattttttttaatggaatgagtattttttttcaaggaATCGTAATCCGCAATGTACAAAATTTATGGACTATCTATATAGAATTTCACTGTTTTAAATATGTGGGTGGAGTGATAGACTGGTGGTGATTAGTAAGCAAATCTTAAGAGTCTTCATCAATTATCACTATCATGATGAGTATTTTTGGAACAAGCAATCTTTTTAAGGGTGCCAGCCCTTTTATTAATATGTAGACAGTGGCGGAGTCAGGAATTTTTTGGTGGGGGGtccaagaagaaaaattttagCGCcactattaataaatataggtATCTCTCAATGATTTTGTCATCAAAATTAGTCGTAGGAAGACTCTTTTATGTTTTGCCTTTTTTCATCAGttagaattagaaaaaaataaaggaatgttTTCAGATATTTAGTACATAAGAAATGAATGCATATCAAGAAAATTTAATCTAActgaaaataattgatataagAACTTTGTGATGaccttaaaaaaattttacctactaataaaattaagtttttcaTAAGTAAAACAATTGTTTAagtgtaaatattaaaattttttgataaaactattaattatactgcaatactaataaaaaaaagtaatttaaaaatgtatatttacaAGTTATAGAACAAATAATATCCTTTCAAACTATACCCTTTAAAAGTCATGAATATAAAACATctctaaaaaatgaattgacaGTAAatgttattaaataaaatctagcACATAATATCCTTTCAAATTATACCCTTTAAAAGTCATGAATTAGACACatgtctaaaaaaataaattgaccATAAGagttattaaataaatctaGCACATctgtaaaatataatttgacaaaaaaaattaggtaAATATTGCAATTTATTTGATAAGAAATGGCTTACTAACACATTGggcaaatattttaaaaaaagaaagccTTAGCTAAGAATCGAACTCTACACCTCTCCAACAACTACAATCTTTAGCCAATATAACTTGCCAAATGGGCTACCAAATCATATGTTAGTGTCtctgaatatatataatataattaaaagtcGAATGGCTGGGGGGCCCAAGGGCCCCCCATGCCCCAGCGTAGCTCCGCCATTGTATGTAGACCAACTTGTTAA harbors:
- the LOC125221012 gene encoding uncharacterized protein LOC125221012, which gives rise to MGNCLVLEQKSVSVMKTDGKVIEYKSPIRVHQILCDYSHHAISDKLPVVKHLHPNTELLQGRVYYLLPIPVVPQPAKKKKRVRFSDEVVEEERRRATGAVRIKLLITKQELQAMLAKEGLSVEKMISKVQKEPLEIAVLDSIPELDD